In Diaphorobacter ruginosibacter, the genomic stretch GCAGGTGCGGCAGGTGCCGTTGCGGCAGGAACTGGGCCAGTCCACTCCACCTTGCTCCAGCGAAACCAGCAGCGGCTGGTCGGGCCAGGCATCGACCTGAGTACCGTCGTCCCCCACTTTGGCAATGAAGAAGGGTGGGGCGATGGGGGAATCACTCATGGATGGCGTGTCGTGCGGGAGGGCGAAGAAGTCGGGCCATGCGCTTGCATAGCCCATGGGCAACCGCACATGTTATAGCGCTGGGAATAGCTGACACTTACAAAAGGTCTCGATCAGGAGGGTTTCCAGCCC encodes the following:
- a CDS encoding 2Fe-2S iron-sulfur cluster-binding protein, giving the protein MSDSPIAPPFFIAKVGDDGTQVDAWPDQPLLVSLEQGGVDWPSSCRNGTCRTCIGFLRKGSVRYDIEWPGLAPEEKVEGWVLPCCAYPLEDLELETSAI